A genome region from Thermomonospora amylolytica includes the following:
- a CDS encoding ABC transporter permease: MVAAQASFELRGMLRNGEQLLLTMVIPVLLLVLFSTTALLDLGPGARVDFLTPGVLALAVMSTAFTGQAIATGFERRYGALKRLGATPLPRGGLIAAKTLAVLAVELVQAALICAVALALGWSPHGGIGGALSVVVLVLAGTAAFSGFGLLMAGTLRAEATLAAANLVHLLLLVLGGVVFPLDRFPAGVAAVLERLPIAALSEGLRDVLRQGAALPVGALATLLVWAVAGLVLAALFFRWE; the protein is encoded by the coding sequence ATGGTGGCCGCGCAGGCGTCGTTCGAGCTGCGCGGGATGCTGCGCAACGGCGAGCAGCTGCTGCTCACCATGGTCATCCCGGTGCTGCTGCTGGTGCTGTTCTCCACGACCGCGCTGCTGGACCTGGGGCCCGGGGCGCGGGTGGACTTCCTGACGCCGGGCGTGCTGGCGCTGGCGGTGATGTCGACGGCGTTCACCGGGCAGGCGATCGCCACCGGGTTCGAACGCCGGTACGGGGCGCTCAAGCGGCTGGGGGCCACCCCGCTGCCGCGCGGCGGGCTGATCGCCGCCAAGACGCTCGCGGTGCTGGCGGTCGAGCTGGTGCAGGCGGCGCTGATCTGCGCGGTCGCCCTGGCGCTGGGCTGGAGCCCGCACGGCGGGATCGGCGGCGCGCTGTCGGTGGTCGTGCTGGTGCTGGCGGGCACGGCGGCGTTCAGCGGGTTCGGTCTGCTGATGGCCGGGACGCTGCGCGCGGAGGCGACGCTGGCCGCCGCCAACCTGGTCCACCTGCTGCTGCTGGTGCTGGGCGGCGTGGTGTTCCCGCTGGACCGCTTCCCCGCCGGGGTGGCCGCGGTGCTGGAACGGCTGCCGATCGCGGCCCTGTCCGAGGGGCTGCGCGACGTGCTGCGGCAGGGCGCGGCGCTGCCGGTGGGCGCGCTGGCGACCCTGCTGGTGTGGGCGGTGGCGGGCCTGGTCCTGGCGGCCCTGTTCTTCAGGTGGGAGTGA
- a CDS encoding amino acid permease produces MQRAAGGGGPGWLRDLTRTKPVDQIVAEGGHGEGGELKRSMGLLQLTMFSVGATLGTGIFVVLGEAVPLSGPAIVVSFVLAGLTALFSALSYAELAGTIPVSGSSYSYTYATLGELVAWVCGWCLLLEYAVSVSAVAVGWGQYLNELADKTIGVTIPAALSSPPGGGGVVNVPAVAVVLLATFLLLRGTSESATVNTVMVLLKVGVLVFFCVVAFIAFRAGNLTPFAPLGIAGISAAGSKVFFSYIGFDAASTAGEEARNPRRDLPLAILLSLGIVTLLYVAVGLAAVAAQPWREFEGAEASLAMVLDEAAGVPWPSAVLSLGAVIAIASVVLTVLYGQTRILFAMARDGLIPRIFMRVSPRTAVPAANTVIVAAFVSLLAALVPLGRLADATSIGTLFAFALVNVGVMVLRRTRPEMPRSFRAPLFPVTPLLGVGFCVYLMIRLDVATWTVFVLWMLAGLAAYFAYGRRHSRLRRAEAAAGERA; encoded by the coding sequence ATGCAGCGGGCAGCAGGGGGCGGCGGCCCCGGGTGGTTGCGGGACCTGACGCGGACCAAGCCGGTCGACCAGATCGTCGCCGAGGGCGGTCACGGCGAGGGCGGGGAGCTGAAACGCTCCATGGGCCTGCTGCAGCTCACCATGTTCAGCGTGGGCGCCACGCTGGGCACCGGCATCTTCGTGGTGCTCGGCGAGGCGGTCCCGCTGTCGGGCCCGGCGATCGTGGTGTCGTTCGTGCTGGCGGGCCTGACCGCGCTGTTCTCCGCGCTGTCGTACGCCGAGCTGGCCGGGACCATCCCGGTGTCGGGGTCGTCGTACTCCTACACCTACGCCACGCTCGGGGAGCTGGTCGCCTGGGTGTGCGGCTGGTGCCTGCTGCTGGAGTACGCGGTGTCGGTCTCGGCGGTGGCGGTCGGCTGGGGCCAGTACCTCAACGAGCTGGCCGACAAGACGATCGGGGTGACGATCCCGGCCGCGCTCAGCAGCCCGCCGGGCGGGGGCGGGGTGGTCAACGTGCCGGCCGTGGCGGTGGTGCTGCTGGCCACGTTCCTGCTGCTGCGCGGGACCTCCGAGAGCGCCACCGTCAACACGGTCATGGTGCTCCTCAAGGTCGGGGTGCTGGTGTTCTTCTGCGTGGTGGCGTTCATCGCGTTCCGGGCCGGCAACCTCACCCCGTTCGCCCCGCTGGGCATCGCCGGGATCAGCGCCGCCGGGTCGAAGGTCTTCTTCTCCTACATCGGGTTCGACGCCGCCTCCACCGCGGGCGAGGAGGCCCGCAACCCCCGCCGCGACCTGCCGCTGGCCATCCTGCTGTCGCTGGGGATCGTGACGCTGCTGTACGTGGCGGTGGGGCTGGCGGCGGTGGCGGCGCAGCCGTGGCGCGAGTTCGAGGGGGCGGAGGCGTCGCTGGCGATGGTGCTGGACGAGGCGGCCGGGGTGCCGTGGCCGTCGGCGGTGCTGTCGCTGGGCGCGGTGATCGCCATCGCCAGCGTGGTGCTGACCGTGCTGTACGGGCAGACCCGGATCCTGTTCGCGATGGCCCGGGACGGGCTGATCCCCCGGATCTTCATGCGGGTCAGCCCGCGCACCGCGGTGCCGGCCGCCAACACCGTGATCGTGGCGGCGTTCGTGTCGCTGCTGGCGGCGCTGGTGCCGCTGGGCCGGCTGGCCGACGCCACCAGCATCGGCACCCTCTTCGCGTTCGCCCTGGTGAACGTGGGGGTGATGGTGCTGCGGCGGACGCGCCCGGAGATGCCGCGCAGCTTCCGCGCCCCGCTGTTCCCCGTCACGCCGCTGCTGGGCGTGGGGTTCTGCGTCTACCTGATGATCAGGCTGGACGTCGCCACGTGGACGGTCTTCGTGCTGTGGATGCTGGCCGGGCTGGCGGCGTACTTCGCCTACGGGCGGCGTCACTCGCGGCTGCGCCGGGCGGAGGCCGCGGCGGGGGAGCGGGCGTGA
- a CDS encoding ABC transporter ATP-binding protein produces the protein MTPPGECAVELEALVKRYGSVTAVDGVDLRAERGAITALLGPNGAGKTTTIEICEGYRRPDSGTVRVLGLDPVRDARALRPRIGVMLQSGGVPGTARAGEWLRLVASFHARPLDPAALLDRLGLTAHARTPFRRLSGGQQQRLSLAAAVVGRPELVFLDEPTAGLDPQARHATWELVEGLRDAGASVILTTHHMDEAERLADQVVIVDDGRVVARGTPAELTGAERQLRFRARPGLGLDELLAALPVGSAAKESPAGHYLIEGDVQPELLATVTAWCASHGVMTEDLRIERRTLEDVFLELTGRELRS, from the coding sequence ATGACTCCCCCCGGCGAGTGCGCGGTCGAGCTGGAGGCGCTGGTCAAGCGCTACGGCTCGGTCACCGCCGTGGACGGCGTCGACCTGCGCGCCGAGCGCGGCGCGATCACCGCGCTGCTCGGCCCCAACGGCGCCGGCAAGACCACCACGATCGAGATCTGCGAGGGCTACCGGCGGCCCGACTCGGGAACGGTCCGGGTCCTCGGCCTGGACCCCGTCCGCGACGCCCGCGCGCTGCGGCCCCGGATCGGGGTGATGCTGCAGTCCGGCGGGGTCCCGGGCACCGCCCGCGCCGGGGAGTGGCTGCGGCTGGTCGCCTCGTTCCACGCCCGGCCGCTGGACCCGGCCGCGCTGCTGGACCGGCTGGGCCTGACCGCGCACGCCCGCACCCCGTTCCGGCGGCTGTCGGGCGGCCAGCAGCAGCGGCTGTCGCTGGCCGCGGCCGTGGTGGGGCGGCCGGAGCTGGTGTTCCTGGACGAGCCGACCGCCGGGCTGGACCCGCAGGCCCGGCACGCCACCTGGGAGCTGGTGGAGGGGCTGCGCGACGCCGGGGCGAGCGTGATCCTGACCACCCACCACATGGACGAGGCCGAACGGCTGGCCGACCAGGTGGTCATCGTGGACGACGGCCGGGTGGTGGCGCGCGGCACGCCCGCCGAGCTGACCGGGGCGGAGCGGCAGCTGCGGTTCCGCGCCCGGCCGGGGCTGGGGCTGGACGAGCTGCTGGCCGCGCTGCCGGTGGGCAGCGCCGCCAAGGAGTCCCCGGCCGGGCACTACCTGATCGAGGGGGACGTGCAGCCGGAGCTGCTGGCCACCGTGACCGCCTGGTGCGCCTCGCACGGGGTGATGACCGAGGACCTGCGGATCGAGCGGCGCACCCTGGAGGACGTGTTCCTGGAGCTGACCGGACGGGAGCTGCGCTCGTGA
- a CDS encoding universal stress protein produces MTRVLVGYMPDERGDDALALAALVARQGRTPLTVANIYPPGWPTPGPGRVDAEWLGYVKQQARAALDQAAARLGDTTPADAVHYVVHPGRGSGRGLIQVAEKEAARLVVIGSAPRGRPGRIAVGSTADQLLHASPVPVLLAPRGYAAAPPEAFTRLTVAYRPHRGARLEVAAAGRIADWLGVPVRLLTLLLRPPGLGGGPVVADIMRRQREQAARDLAEAAERAAARAGVSAEVAEGVGVDGALRHCDWSPGEILACMSSAEGPLRRVFLGSVSGKIVRVAACPVLVLPGAGPR; encoded by the coding sequence GTGACCAGGGTGCTGGTGGGCTACATGCCCGACGAGCGCGGCGATGACGCGCTGGCGCTGGCCGCCCTGGTGGCCCGGCAGGGACGGACGCCGCTGACCGTGGCCAACATCTACCCGCCGGGGTGGCCGACCCCGGGGCCGGGCCGGGTGGACGCCGAATGGCTGGGCTATGTGAAGCAGCAGGCCCGCGCCGCCCTCGACCAGGCCGCCGCCCGGCTCGGTGACACGACGCCCGCGGACGCCGTCCACTATGTCGTCCACCCCGGCCGGGGCAGCGGGCGCGGCCTGATCCAGGTGGCCGAGAAGGAGGCGGCCCGGCTCGTCGTGATCGGGTCCGCGCCGCGCGGCAGGCCCGGCCGGATCGCCGTGGGCAGCACCGCCGACCAGCTGCTGCACGCCTCGCCGGTCCCGGTGCTGCTGGCGCCGCGCGGGTACGCCGCCGCCCCGCCGGAGGCGTTCACCCGGCTGACGGTGGCGTACCGGCCGCACCGGGGGGCCCGGCTCGAGGTCGCCGCCGCCGGGCGCATCGCCGACTGGCTGGGCGTTCCGGTCCGGCTGCTCACGCTGCTGCTCCGGCCGCCGGGACTGGGCGGCGGGCCGGTCGTAGCCGACATCATGCGGCGGCAGCGCGAGCAGGCCGCGCGCGACCTGGCCGAGGCCGCCGAGCGGGCCGCGGCCCGGGCCGGGGTGTCGGCCGAGGTGGCCGAGGGCGTCGGCGTGGACGGCGCGCTGCGGCACTGCGACTGGTCGCCGGGGGAGATCCTGGCCTGCATGTCCAGCGCGGAGGGGCCGCTGCGCCGGGTGTTCCTGGGGAGCGTCTCCGGCAAGATCGTCCGTGTCGCGGCGTGCCCGGTGCTGGTGCTGCCGGGCGCCGGCCCGCGCTGA
- a CDS encoding EamA family transporter: protein MWSARALSMGAIPPPALVLLGVVSVQVGAGIAKHLFAVLPPSAVVLLRLATSAAVLGFLSRRALRTLLRDHTRGDLAVAVAFGLTLAVMNASIYQAFARIPLGVAVTIEFLGPLAVAIAASRRALDLVWAVLAFAGVALLARGDGPADLVGMGFALLAGVAWAGYILLSAATGKRFAGSSGLAVASIAATVVMLPLGTATGGTALLSPELLLLGLGVGLLSSVIPYSLELEALRRMPARVFGILMSLEPAVAALVGLVVLQEVLSPVEWAAVGCVMVACIGATRGAPETPEA from the coding sequence ATCTGGTCCGCGCGGGCGCTGTCCATGGGAGCGATCCCGCCGCCCGCGCTGGTCCTGCTGGGCGTGGTGTCGGTGCAGGTCGGCGCGGGCATCGCCAAGCACCTGTTCGCGGTGCTGCCGCCGTCGGCGGTGGTGCTGCTGCGGCTGGCGACCTCGGCGGCGGTGCTGGGATTCCTCAGCCGCCGGGCGCTGCGGACCCTGCTGCGCGACCACACCCGCGGGGACCTGGCCGTGGCGGTCGCGTTCGGGCTGACGCTGGCGGTGATGAACGCCTCGATCTACCAGGCGTTCGCGCGGATCCCGCTGGGCGTGGCGGTCACCATCGAGTTCCTGGGGCCGCTGGCGGTGGCCATCGCCGCCTCGCGCCGGGCGCTGGACCTGGTGTGGGCGGTGCTGGCGTTCGCCGGGGTGGCGCTGCTGGCCCGCGGCGACGGCCCGGCCGACCTGGTCGGGATGGGCTTCGCGCTGCTGGCGGGGGTGGCGTGGGCGGGCTACATCCTGCTCAGCGCGGCCACCGGCAAGCGGTTCGCCGGGTCGTCGGGCCTGGCGGTGGCCAGCATCGCGGCGACGGTGGTGATGCTGCCGCTGGGCACCGCCACGGGCGGGACCGCGCTGCTGAGCCCGGAGCTGCTGCTGCTCGGGCTGGGCGTGGGCCTGCTGTCGTCGGTGATCCCCTACTCGCTGGAGCTGGAGGCGCTGCGGCGGATGCCGGCGCGGGTCTTCGGGATCCTGATGAGCCTGGAGCCGGCGGTGGCGGCGCTGGTCGGCCTGGTGGTGCTGCAGGAGGTGCTGTCGCCGGTCGAGTGGGCCGCCGTCGGCTGCGTCATGGTCGCCTGCATCGGCGCCACGAGGGGCGCCCCGGAGACCCCCGA